A region from the Vulpes lagopus strain Blue_001 chromosome 5, ASM1834538v1, whole genome shotgun sequence genome encodes:
- the BNIPL gene encoding bcl-2/adenovirus E1B 19 kDa-interacting protein 2-like protein isoform X1, whose protein sequence is MGTTQEAGEKTLDLGAMEDVEARKPAGSLRVGELELREEWQDEDFPRFLPEEADPSEDPDNPERDSQAGTPSTLALCGPRPMRKRLSAPELRLNLTKGTGGDGTCPTHSVPSSPDGSSDLEVDELETPSDSEQLDSGHEFEWEDDLPQAEGLGASEAVERLGRACMRDVAGEDGRHWRVFRTGQREQRVDMTVIEHYKKVLSHGGYHGEGLNAVIVFASCYLPSSSIPNYTYVMEHLFRYMVGTLELLVAENYLLVHLSGGTSRAQVPPLGWMRQCYHTLDRRLRKNLRALVVVHATWYVKAFLALLRPFISSKFTRKIRFLNSLGELAQLISLDQVHIPEAVRQLDRVSVAQEGHSGP, encoded by the exons ATGGGAACCACAcaagaggcaggagagaagacGTTAGATCTTGG GGCCATGGAGGATGTCGAAGCCCGGAAGCCAGCAGGATCCCTGAGAGTTGGGGAACTGGAGCTGAGGGAGGAGTGGCAGGATGAAGACTTCCCCAG ATTTCTTCCTGAAGAAGCAGATCCCTCTGAAGATCCTGACAATCCTGAGAGAGATTCACAGGCAG GTACTCCCAGCACTTTAGCCCTGTGTGGCCCACGCCCCATGCGTAAACGTCTTTCTGCCCCGGAGTTGAGACTGAATCTGACTAAGGGGACTGGAGGCGATGGAACTTGTCCCACTCACTCAGTACCTTCCTCTCCTGATGGCAGTTCTGACCTGGAGGTGGATGAATTGGAGACACCTTCAGACTCGGAGCAGCTGGACAGTGGACATGAATTTGAATGGGAAG ATGACCTACCCcaggcagaggggctgggggccagtGAGGCAGTGGAAAGGCTGGGCCGGGCTTGTATGCGGGATGTGGCTGGAGAAGATGGTCGTCACTGGAGGGTGTTCCGAACAGGACAGAGGGAGCAGCGAGTGGACATGACTGTCATTGAACACTATAAGAAAGTCCTCTCTCATGGAG GTTACCATGGTGAGGGCCTCAATGCTGTCATTGTCTTTGCTTCCTGTTACCTCCCCAGCAGCAGCATCCCCAACTATACCTATGTCATGGAGCACCTTTTCAG GTATATGGTGGGAACTCTGGAGCTTCTGGTAGCTGAAAATTACCTGCTCGTGCACTTGAGTGGAGGCACTAGTAGGGCCCAGGTCCCGCCTCTGGGCTGGATGCGCCAGTGTTACCACACTCTGGACCGGCG GCTCCGGAAAAACCTGCGTGCCCTGGTGGTTGTCCACGCCACGTGGTATGTGAAGGCATTCCTGGCACTGCTTCGGCCCTTCATCAG TTCCAAGTTTACACGAAAGATCCGTTTTCTGAACAGCCTGGGAGAGCTGGCCCAACTCATCTCCTTGGATCAGGTTCACATCCCTGAAGCTGTCAGACA GCTGGACCGGGTCTCCGTGGCTCAGGAGGGACATAGTGGGCCTTAG
- the C5H1orf56 gene encoding protein MENT, with translation MVPAAGAFLWVLLLSLGPRAAGAQGLTSTETQRVRFGVPMSRNYRTTLRSGGPKRMKVTMEDEDDVGASVDRLAGPAAAELLASTVATGVSKSIVSSSEEDESLEEGVVINARRNNITGKAFSRTTRMPSSRFKANTQEPEIRLSTDVPANTWQPTGDMAHPDSTMSRWSTAGSTPNRWIPATHTAMPPPEDVHLVLMPWGPWHCHCRSGTMSRTRAGKLHGLSGRLRVGALSQLRTEHRPCTYQKCPCNRLREECPLDADLCSDSSCTSQTTTTTSTTTTSTTTTSLPPLSSRIRPTPFLFFGPSPSPSPSPALAFWRRVRIGLEDIWNSLSSVFTEMQPIERNRR, from the exons ATGGTCCCCGCCGCCGGCGCGTTTCTCTGGGTCCTGCTGCTGAGTCTGGggccccgggcggcgggggcccAGGGCTTGACCTCCACCGAGACGCAGCGGGTCCGCTTCGGGGTCCCCATGTCCCGCAACTACCGGACCACCCTCCGGAGCGGCGGGCCCAAGAGGATGAAAGTAACAATGGAGGATGAGGATGATGTCGGGGCCAGTGTGGACCGCCTGGCCGGCCCGGCTGCCGCGGAGCTCCTGGCCTCCACAGTGGCCACGGGCGTCAGCAAGTCGATAGTGTCGTCGTCCGAGGAGGATGAGTCTTTGGAAGAGGGGGTTGTGATTAACGCCAGAAGGAATAACATcacaggaaaagctttcagcagGACAACGAGGATGCCCAGCTCCAGGTTTAAAGCAAAcacccaggagcctgagatcaggCTGTCTACAGACGTGCCGGCCAACACCTGGCAGCCCACTGGGGACATGGCTCACCCCGACAGTACCATGAGCCGGTGGTCCACGGCAGGGTCCACCCCAAACCGCTGGATACCGGCCACGCACACGGCCATGCCGCCTCCCGAGGACGTGCACCTGGTCCTGATGCCCTGGGGCCCGTGGCACTGCCACTGCAGGTCAGGTACCATGAGTCGGACCCGGGCAGGGAAGCTGCACGGCCTTTCAGGGCGCCTTCGAGTTGGGGCGCTGAGCCAGCTCCGCACGGAGCACCGGCCTTGTACCTACCAGAAATGTCCCTGCAATCGGCTTCGGGAGGAGTGCCCTCTGGACGCCGATCTCTGCTCTGACAGCAGCTGCACCTCtcagaccaccaccaccaccagcaccaccaccaccagcaccaccaccacttcCCTGCCCCCCCTCAGCTCTAGGATCAGACCcacccccttccttttctttggccccagccccagccccagccccagtccaGCTCTTGCTTTTTGGAGACGAGTCAGGATCGGGCTGGAGGATATTTGGAACAGTCTGTCTTCAGTGTTCACAGAGATGCAACCA ATAGAGAGAAACCGCAGGTAA
- the BNIPL gene encoding bcl-2/adenovirus E1B 19 kDa-interacting protein 2-like protein isoform X3: MRKRLSAPELRLNLTKGTGGDGTCPTHSVPSSPDGSSDLEVDELETPSDSEQLDSGHEFEWEDDLPQAEGLGASEAVERLGRACMRDVAGEDGRHWRVFRTGQREQRVDMTVIEHYKKVLSHGGYHGEGLNAVIVFASCYLPSSSIPNYTYVMEHLFRYMVGTLELLVAENYLLVHLSGGTSRAQVPPLGWMRQCYHTLDRRLRKNLRALVVVHATWYVKAFLALLRPFISSKFTRKIRFLNSLGELAQLISLDQVHIPEAVRQLDRVSVAQEGHSGP, from the exons ATGCGTAAACGTCTTTCTGCCCCGGAGTTGAGACTGAATCTGACTAAGGGGACTGGAGGCGATGGAACTTGTCCCACTCACTCAGTACCTTCCTCTCCTGATGGCAGTTCTGACCTGGAGGTGGATGAATTGGAGACACCTTCAGACTCGGAGCAGCTGGACAGTGGACATGAATTTGAATGGGAAG ATGACCTACCCcaggcagaggggctgggggccagtGAGGCAGTGGAAAGGCTGGGCCGGGCTTGTATGCGGGATGTGGCTGGAGAAGATGGTCGTCACTGGAGGGTGTTCCGAACAGGACAGAGGGAGCAGCGAGTGGACATGACTGTCATTGAACACTATAAGAAAGTCCTCTCTCATGGAG GTTACCATGGTGAGGGCCTCAATGCTGTCATTGTCTTTGCTTCCTGTTACCTCCCCAGCAGCAGCATCCCCAACTATACCTATGTCATGGAGCACCTTTTCAG GTATATGGTGGGAACTCTGGAGCTTCTGGTAGCTGAAAATTACCTGCTCGTGCACTTGAGTGGAGGCACTAGTAGGGCCCAGGTCCCGCCTCTGGGCTGGATGCGCCAGTGTTACCACACTCTGGACCGGCG GCTCCGGAAAAACCTGCGTGCCCTGGTGGTTGTCCACGCCACGTGGTATGTGAAGGCATTCCTGGCACTGCTTCGGCCCTTCATCAG TTCCAAGTTTACACGAAAGATCCGTTTTCTGAACAGCCTGGGAGAGCTGGCCCAACTCATCTCCTTGGATCAGGTTCACATCCCTGAAGCTGTCAGACA GCTGGACCGGGTCTCCGTGGCTCAGGAGGGACATAGTGGGCCTTAG
- the PRUNE1 gene encoding exopolyphosphatase PRUNE1 isoform X1 — protein sequence MEDYLQGCRAALQESRPLHVVLGNEACDLDSMVSALALAFYLAKTTEAEEVFVPVLNINRSELPLRGDNVFFLQKIHIPESLLIFRDEIDLHALHQAGQLTLILVDHHVLPKSDTALEEAVAEVLDHRPIEQKHCPPCHVSVELVGSCATLVTERILEGAPEILDRQIAALLHGTIILDCVNMDLKVGKATPKDNKYVEKLEALFPDLPKRNDIFDSLQKAKFDISGLTTEQMLRKDQKTISTHGTKVAISAIYMDLEAFLQRSGLTADLHAFCQAHTCDVLVTMTIFFNTQNEPVRQLAIFCPHAALRMTICGVLERSHSPSLKLTPAPSTHPHLQAYLQGNTQVSRKKLLPLLQEALSAYFDSMKIPSGQPETEGVSREQADKELDRAGNSLVPGLSQDEEEPPLPPTPMNSLVDECPLDQGLPKLSAEVIFEKCSQISLSQSTAASLSKK from the exons ATGGAGGACTACCTGCAGGGTTGTCGAGCCGCTCTGCAG GAGTCCCGGCCGCTGCATGTTGTGCTGGGAAATGAAGCCTGTGACTTGGACTCCATGGTGTCAGCGCTTGCCTTGGCTTTTTACCTAGCAAAG ACGACAGAGGCTGAGGAAGTCTTTGTGccagttttaaatataaatcgTTCTGAGCTACCTCTACGAGGTGACAATGTCTTCTTCCTTCAGAAGATTCACATTCCAGAGTCCCTCTTGATTTTCCGGGATGAGATTGACCTCCACGCCTTGCACCAGGCTGGCCAACTCACCCTTATCCTTGTTGACCATCATGTCTTACCCAA AAGTGACACAGCCCTAGAGGAGGCAGTAGCAGAGGTGCTAGACCATCGGCCCATTGAGCAGAAACACTGCCCTCCCTGCCATGTTTCGGTTGAGCTGGTGGGGTCCTGTGCTACCCTGGTGACTGAGAGAATCCTGGAGGGGGCACCAGAGATCTTGGACAGGCAAATTGCAGCTCTTCTGCATG GAACAATCATCCTGGACTGTGTCAACATGGACCTGAAAGTTGGAAAGGCAACCCCCAAAGACAACAAatatgtggagaaactggaggCCCTCTTCCCAGATCTGCCTAAGAGAAATGACATCTTTGACTCTCTACAAAAGGCAAAGTTTGATATATCAG GACTGACCACTGAGCAGATGCTGAGAAAGGACCAGAAGACCATCTCTACACATGGCACCAAGGTGGCCATTAGTGCAATATATATGGATTTGGAG GCTTTTCTGCAGAGGTCTGGCCTCACTGCAGATCTCCATGCTTTCTGCCAGGCTCACACCTGTGACGTCCTGGTCACCATGACTATCTTTTTCAACACTCAAAATGAGCCAGTGCGGCAGCTGGCTATTTTCTGTCCCCATGCAGCGCTCCGAATGACG ATCTGTGGAGTTCTGGAACGCTCTCACTCTCCGTCCCTGAAGCTGACCCCTGCCCCAAGCACCCACCCTCACCTCCAAGCCTATCTTCAGGGCAACACCCAGGTCTCTCGGAAGAaacttctgcctctgctccaggAGGCCCTGTCAGCATATTTTGACTCCATGAAGATCCCTTCAGGGCAGCCTGAGACAGAGGGTGTGAGTAGGGAGCAGGCAGACAAGGAATTGGACAGGGCAGGTAACTCCCTGGTACCTGGACTGAGTCAAGATGAGGAGGAGCCTCCACTGCCCCCCACGCCCATGAACAGCTTGGTGGATGAGTGCCCTCTGGATCAGGGGCTGCCTAAACTCTCAGCTGAAGTCATCTTTGAGAAGTGCAGTCAGATCTCTCTATCACAGTCGACTGCTGCCTCCCTGTCCAAGAAGTGA
- the PRUNE1 gene encoding exopolyphosphatase PRUNE1 isoform X2 → MVSALALAFYLAKTTEAEEVFVPVLNINRSELPLRGDNVFFLQKIHIPESLLIFRDEIDLHALHQAGQLTLILVDHHVLPKSDTALEEAVAEVLDHRPIEQKHCPPCHVSVELVGSCATLVTERILEGAPEILDRQIAALLHGTIILDCVNMDLKVGKATPKDNKYVEKLEALFPDLPKRNDIFDSLQKAKFDISGLTTEQMLRKDQKTISTHGTKVAISAIYMDLEAFLQRSGLTADLHAFCQAHTCDVLVTMTIFFNTQNEPVRQLAIFCPHAALRMTICGVLERSHSPSLKLTPAPSTHPHLQAYLQGNTQVSRKKLLPLLQEALSAYFDSMKIPSGQPETEGVSREQADKELDRAGNSLVPGLSQDEEEPPLPPTPMNSLVDECPLDQGLPKLSAEVIFEKCSQISLSQSTAASLSKK, encoded by the exons ATGGTGTCAGCGCTTGCCTTGGCTTTTTACCTAGCAAAG ACGACAGAGGCTGAGGAAGTCTTTGTGccagttttaaatataaatcgTTCTGAGCTACCTCTACGAGGTGACAATGTCTTCTTCCTTCAGAAGATTCACATTCCAGAGTCCCTCTTGATTTTCCGGGATGAGATTGACCTCCACGCCTTGCACCAGGCTGGCCAACTCACCCTTATCCTTGTTGACCATCATGTCTTACCCAA AAGTGACACAGCCCTAGAGGAGGCAGTAGCAGAGGTGCTAGACCATCGGCCCATTGAGCAGAAACACTGCCCTCCCTGCCATGTTTCGGTTGAGCTGGTGGGGTCCTGTGCTACCCTGGTGACTGAGAGAATCCTGGAGGGGGCACCAGAGATCTTGGACAGGCAAATTGCAGCTCTTCTGCATG GAACAATCATCCTGGACTGTGTCAACATGGACCTGAAAGTTGGAAAGGCAACCCCCAAAGACAACAAatatgtggagaaactggaggCCCTCTTCCCAGATCTGCCTAAGAGAAATGACATCTTTGACTCTCTACAAAAGGCAAAGTTTGATATATCAG GACTGACCACTGAGCAGATGCTGAGAAAGGACCAGAAGACCATCTCTACACATGGCACCAAGGTGGCCATTAGTGCAATATATATGGATTTGGAG GCTTTTCTGCAGAGGTCTGGCCTCACTGCAGATCTCCATGCTTTCTGCCAGGCTCACACCTGTGACGTCCTGGTCACCATGACTATCTTTTTCAACACTCAAAATGAGCCAGTGCGGCAGCTGGCTATTTTCTGTCCCCATGCAGCGCTCCGAATGACG ATCTGTGGAGTTCTGGAACGCTCTCACTCTCCGTCCCTGAAGCTGACCCCTGCCCCAAGCACCCACCCTCACCTCCAAGCCTATCTTCAGGGCAACACCCAGGTCTCTCGGAAGAaacttctgcctctgctccaggAGGCCCTGTCAGCATATTTTGACTCCATGAAGATCCCTTCAGGGCAGCCTGAGACAGAGGGTGTGAGTAGGGAGCAGGCAGACAAGGAATTGGACAGGGCAGGTAACTCCCTGGTACCTGGACTGAGTCAAGATGAGGAGGAGCCTCCACTGCCCCCCACGCCCATGAACAGCTTGGTGGATGAGTGCCCTCTGGATCAGGGGCTGCCTAAACTCTCAGCTGAAGTCATCTTTGAGAAGTGCAGTCAGATCTCTCTATCACAGTCGACTGCTGCCTCCCTGTCCAAGAAGTGA
- the PRUNE1 gene encoding exopolyphosphatase PRUNE1 isoform X3, translating to MEDYLQGCRAALQESRPLHVVLGNEACDLDSMVSALALAFYLAKTTEAEEVFVPVLNINRSELPLRGDNVFFLQKIHIPESLLIFRDEIDLHALHQAGQLTLILVDHHVLPKSDTALEEAVAEVLDHRPIEQKHCPPCHVSVELVGSCATLVTERILEGAPEILDRQIAALLHGTIILDCVNMDLKVGKATPKDNKYVEKLEALFPDLPKRNDIFDSLQKAKFDISGLTTEQMLRKDQKTISTHGTKVAISAIYMDLEICGVLERSHSPSLKLTPAPSTHPHLQAYLQGNTQVSRKKLLPLLQEALSAYFDSMKIPSGQPETEGVSREQADKELDRAGNSLVPGLSQDEEEPPLPPTPMNSLVDECPLDQGLPKLSAEVIFEKCSQISLSQSTAASLSKK from the exons ATGGAGGACTACCTGCAGGGTTGTCGAGCCGCTCTGCAG GAGTCCCGGCCGCTGCATGTTGTGCTGGGAAATGAAGCCTGTGACTTGGACTCCATGGTGTCAGCGCTTGCCTTGGCTTTTTACCTAGCAAAG ACGACAGAGGCTGAGGAAGTCTTTGTGccagttttaaatataaatcgTTCTGAGCTACCTCTACGAGGTGACAATGTCTTCTTCCTTCAGAAGATTCACATTCCAGAGTCCCTCTTGATTTTCCGGGATGAGATTGACCTCCACGCCTTGCACCAGGCTGGCCAACTCACCCTTATCCTTGTTGACCATCATGTCTTACCCAA AAGTGACACAGCCCTAGAGGAGGCAGTAGCAGAGGTGCTAGACCATCGGCCCATTGAGCAGAAACACTGCCCTCCCTGCCATGTTTCGGTTGAGCTGGTGGGGTCCTGTGCTACCCTGGTGACTGAGAGAATCCTGGAGGGGGCACCAGAGATCTTGGACAGGCAAATTGCAGCTCTTCTGCATG GAACAATCATCCTGGACTGTGTCAACATGGACCTGAAAGTTGGAAAGGCAACCCCCAAAGACAACAAatatgtggagaaactggaggCCCTCTTCCCAGATCTGCCTAAGAGAAATGACATCTTTGACTCTCTACAAAAGGCAAAGTTTGATATATCAG GACTGACCACTGAGCAGATGCTGAGAAAGGACCAGAAGACCATCTCTACACATGGCACCAAGGTGGCCATTAGTGCAATATATATGGATTTGGAG ATCTGTGGAGTTCTGGAACGCTCTCACTCTCCGTCCCTGAAGCTGACCCCTGCCCCAAGCACCCACCCTCACCTCCAAGCCTATCTTCAGGGCAACACCCAGGTCTCTCGGAAGAaacttctgcctctgctccaggAGGCCCTGTCAGCATATTTTGACTCCATGAAGATCCCTTCAGGGCAGCCTGAGACAGAGGGTGTGAGTAGGGAGCAGGCAGACAAGGAATTGGACAGGGCAGGTAACTCCCTGGTACCTGGACTGAGTCAAGATGAGGAGGAGCCTCCACTGCCCCCCACGCCCATGAACAGCTTGGTGGATGAGTGCCCTCTGGATCAGGGGCTGCCTAAACTCTCAGCTGAAGTCATCTTTGAGAAGTGCAGTCAGATCTCTCTATCACAGTCGACTGCTGCCTCCCTGTCCAAGAAGTGA
- the BNIPL gene encoding bcl-2/adenovirus E1B 19 kDa-interacting protein 2-like protein isoform X2 produces the protein MGTTQEAGEKTLDLGFLPEEADPSEDPDNPERDSQAGTPSTLALCGPRPMRKRLSAPELRLNLTKGTGGDGTCPTHSVPSSPDGSSDLEVDELETPSDSEQLDSGHEFEWEDDLPQAEGLGASEAVERLGRACMRDVAGEDGRHWRVFRTGQREQRVDMTVIEHYKKVLSHGGYHGEGLNAVIVFASCYLPSSSIPNYTYVMEHLFRYMVGTLELLVAENYLLVHLSGGTSRAQVPPLGWMRQCYHTLDRRLRKNLRALVVVHATWYVKAFLALLRPFISSKFTRKIRFLNSLGELAQLISLDQVHIPEAVRQLDRVSVAQEGHSGP, from the exons ATGGGAACCACAcaagaggcaggagagaagacGTTAGATCTTGG ATTTCTTCCTGAAGAAGCAGATCCCTCTGAAGATCCTGACAATCCTGAGAGAGATTCACAGGCAG GTACTCCCAGCACTTTAGCCCTGTGTGGCCCACGCCCCATGCGTAAACGTCTTTCTGCCCCGGAGTTGAGACTGAATCTGACTAAGGGGACTGGAGGCGATGGAACTTGTCCCACTCACTCAGTACCTTCCTCTCCTGATGGCAGTTCTGACCTGGAGGTGGATGAATTGGAGACACCTTCAGACTCGGAGCAGCTGGACAGTGGACATGAATTTGAATGGGAAG ATGACCTACCCcaggcagaggggctgggggccagtGAGGCAGTGGAAAGGCTGGGCCGGGCTTGTATGCGGGATGTGGCTGGAGAAGATGGTCGTCACTGGAGGGTGTTCCGAACAGGACAGAGGGAGCAGCGAGTGGACATGACTGTCATTGAACACTATAAGAAAGTCCTCTCTCATGGAG GTTACCATGGTGAGGGCCTCAATGCTGTCATTGTCTTTGCTTCCTGTTACCTCCCCAGCAGCAGCATCCCCAACTATACCTATGTCATGGAGCACCTTTTCAG GTATATGGTGGGAACTCTGGAGCTTCTGGTAGCTGAAAATTACCTGCTCGTGCACTTGAGTGGAGGCACTAGTAGGGCCCAGGTCCCGCCTCTGGGCTGGATGCGCCAGTGTTACCACACTCTGGACCGGCG GCTCCGGAAAAACCTGCGTGCCCTGGTGGTTGTCCACGCCACGTGGTATGTGAAGGCATTCCTGGCACTGCTTCGGCCCTTCATCAG TTCCAAGTTTACACGAAAGATCCGTTTTCTGAACAGCCTGGGAGAGCTGGCCCAACTCATCTCCTTGGATCAGGTTCACATCCCTGAAGCTGTCAGACA GCTGGACCGGGTCTCCGTGGCTCAGGAGGGACATAGTGGGCCTTAG
- the PRUNE1 gene encoding exopolyphosphatase PRUNE1 isoform X4 — MRLTSTPCTRLANSPLSLLTIMSYPRLTTEQMLRKDQKTISTHGTKVAISAIYMDLEAFLQRSGLTADLHAFCQAHTCDVLVTMTIFFNTQNEPVRQLAIFCPHAALRMTICGVLERSHSPSLKLTPAPSTHPHLQAYLQGNTQVSRKKLLPLLQEALSAYFDSMKIPSGQPETEGVSREQADKELDRAGNSLVPGLSQDEEEPPLPPTPMNSLVDECPLDQGLPKLSAEVIFEKCSQISLSQSTAASLSKK, encoded by the exons ATGAGATTGACCTCCACGCCTTGCACCAGGCTGGCCAACTCACCCTTATCCTTGTTGACCATCATGTCTTACCCAA GACTGACCACTGAGCAGATGCTGAGAAAGGACCAGAAGACCATCTCTACACATGGCACCAAGGTGGCCATTAGTGCAATATATATGGATTTGGAG GCTTTTCTGCAGAGGTCTGGCCTCACTGCAGATCTCCATGCTTTCTGCCAGGCTCACACCTGTGACGTCCTGGTCACCATGACTATCTTTTTCAACACTCAAAATGAGCCAGTGCGGCAGCTGGCTATTTTCTGTCCCCATGCAGCGCTCCGAATGACG ATCTGTGGAGTTCTGGAACGCTCTCACTCTCCGTCCCTGAAGCTGACCCCTGCCCCAAGCACCCACCCTCACCTCCAAGCCTATCTTCAGGGCAACACCCAGGTCTCTCGGAAGAaacttctgcctctgctccaggAGGCCCTGTCAGCATATTTTGACTCCATGAAGATCCCTTCAGGGCAGCCTGAGACAGAGGGTGTGAGTAGGGAGCAGGCAGACAAGGAATTGGACAGGGCAGGTAACTCCCTGGTACCTGGACTGAGTCAAGATGAGGAGGAGCCTCCACTGCCCCCCACGCCCATGAACAGCTTGGTGGATGAGTGCCCTCTGGATCAGGGGCTGCCTAAACTCTCAGCTGAAGTCATCTTTGAGAAGTGCAGTCAGATCTCTCTATCACAGTCGACTGCTGCCTCCCTGTCCAAGAAGTGA